Part of the Vitis vinifera cultivar Pinot Noir 40024 chromosome 13, ASM3070453v1 genome is shown below.
GAGGGTGTCGAGGCCCCACTCAGATATGGGCGTTTTCAGATTCTTACAGTTAGCGATCTCAAGTGATGTTAGGTTAGGGGCCAAACCCTCTTCCGGAAAGGACTTCAATCCTGGGCATTCGGATATGGTCAAGCTGCGCAGAGATTTGAGGTTTCTCATTTGATGTGTTAGAGATTTAAGAGTCTCACATCCCTCAATTTCAAGGAATTCGAGGTTAGGGATGGACAAGCCTCTTTCTGGAAAGCACTCCAGACCTCCACAAACATTTATTCTCAGCTGCCGAAGGCTGTCAAGGCATCCTTGTAGGCTTTCCAGATTTGGATACCACTCAAGTTGTAAATACTCTAGGGCTGTACTGTTGGGTGCAATTTTCTGTGACACTGACTCCAAGTTTGTGCATCGAACAATAGTAAGTTTCTTGAGAGTAGAGGGTAACTCCCCTGTTGGAAAGGAATTAAGAGAGGAACAATTCCTTATCCACAAATCTTCAAGACAACAAGTGTTGCTGCTGGAGGTCGAATTGTGGTGCATCAGCCCCTCTGGTAGAGACTCAAGACTTTGACAATCCCAAATATAAAGCTTCTTGAGTGTGGTGGGTAGCTCACCATTTGGGAAGCATTTGAGAAATGGAGAACCGTAAATCGTCAAGACTGCAAGCGGACATGAGTTGTAGTTATGAGGCAGCGATTTTAGACCCCCACAATAGAACAACTTAAGGCGTCTTAGCATTGGTGGGAAACCCGAATCAGGAAATGACTCTAGTTTGGGGCAACTCCGTATCTCCAGCTCTTCAAGACGTGTGAGAGTTTGCAATCCATTCGACAGCTTCTCCAGATTAGCACAATCACgtatttccaattttttaagaTTGCAAGGCAGCCATTGCTCCTCCCACAAACATGTCAGCCCATCACAACCGTGTATCTTCAATTCTTGCAAGGCTACCAAGGATCTAGTAAATCCGGTCCTCAAACATGCCAATCTTGAAATCTGGATGAGATTTACAGTAACGAGGGATGGAAGATCAAACTGAGCACCTCCCAACACTGCCTCATCacattcttttaaatttaattcacgGAGAGATGCAAGTTTTGGAAGCCCACACATCAATCCCGGACATTCTAACACTTCAAGCTCTACTAGGGACTGCAGGCATTTCGGTAATTCCCCAATCAGTTTTGGacatttccttatcaaaaactTTTCAAGATGGGGAAATGTTCCCACATCTTCCTTAATGAGATTAGAATGAGACCAACTTTCCCATTCTGGCATATCCTCAAACCTCAACTCCTTCAAAGATGCAAAAGGATTCATACTCTCTCCATAAAATTCAGCACCTATGCTTTTAACTTCGCTCATACCTTCAATACACAAAACCTTGAGCATCGATAGCCCACCCAGATTTGGTAATAACGTGcattttttgcaatttttgagaGTTAGTTCCACCGTTACTGAGAATGAGGGATCTCCTAACCAACTTGGAAATTTGGATCCACCATAAAATGCAATTGTGAGCCTTCTTAAATTTTCACGAGGCTGCAAGGACTCCAAGACACGTAATTCACGTTTATCGTTTCGTGCATCCCAACAGTCATTACTCCACTGCATCGTCaactcttcaattttttttttatcttttaaattagcAGCTCTTGCCTCTCCAACATCCACTACCTCTTGCAACCCAGAAATAGAAAGCACTCCTTGGAGGTTCGAACAATTCTTGAGTTCTTCAATTCCGACCCCTCTACTTTTGCTCACAATGAACCTAGTCAACACTTGCAAATTTGTGAGGTTGCTTAATTGGAAAGGCATTTCTAGTTGTTGACTTGTACCCGTAATATCAAGGTGCCGAAGGTTTTTCAGCTTTCCAATCCCTGTAGGCAATTTGGTAAGTTGACGACAACCACGTAATATCAACGTTTGTAAATTATAAAGATGGCCCACTGAATTAGGTAGACTTTGTATATTAGATTCGGAAAAATTGAGATAACGCAGATGTATTAACTCACCAATCGAACTTGGTACTTCACCCATGCAATAACCAGCCAAAGATAGTACCCTTAAGCATCTCATTGGCATTATTAGGTCATGTACCACCTGCTTAGATATATATCCAAATGGATACTTCATGATTGATAATACTATTAACGTGCGTAGGTTCTTCACTTTATCAAAGGCTTTAAATTTTCCAACAACCTCGTAAACTTGCCGAGTGAAACCTGAATGACGAGCTCTTTCACAAATAGTATGTTGCtgattattttcaattttttcctcCAAATTAAAACATACACCTCCAGCAACGAATTGAGCAAGATCATGAACAAGATCATGCATCACAAATTGTGATGAACTATGATTTGATTGTTGGAAAAATGACCTTGCAAATAATTCATGAAAGAATTCGGTGCCTATCTCCTCCATTTGCTTCTGTCTATTTACTTGATGCAAGAATCCCTCTCCCATCCACAGCAAGACTAATTCATCCACATCGAATTCGTAGTCCTTCGGAAATATAGAGCAATAAGCAAAGCAGCACTTCAAATGTGAAGGAAGATGATGATAACTCAATTTGAGAGCTGGAAGAATAGTGTTATTCTCTTGATCTGGTAAGTCCCATATCTTGCTTTTCAGTATATCCTCCCACGCATCACGATTCAGTTTTGTGCGCAACATTCCTCCCAAGGCCTTTGCAGCCAAAGGTAGCCCTTTGCACTTTTTCACTATTTCTTCACCAACAACTCTCAGGTGTGGATGATTATGGAAGTTTCTTGTACCTAATGCTTGCTGGGCAAGCAAAGACAAGCACTCATCATTGGATAACTCCTTGAGGGGATAGGCTGAGCTGGCTCCGATGGCTGATACAACCCCTTGATTACGAGTTGTGACAATAACCCTGCTGCCTTGTGCTCCAGTCCTCATTGGAGCGTACAAAGTATCCCATTTATCACAATTCTGATTCCAAACATCGTCTAAAACAAGAAGAAACTTTGTTCCAGAGAGTTTCTCTTTCAGTTTGACTTGAAGCAGGTTGAGATCGTTGAAATCGGACATATCAGAAGCAACAGACTGAACAATTGTCTTTGTTACCCTCAAGACATCAAAATCATCAGAGACACAAGCCCAAACTCTTAGATCAAAATGACTCTCCACTTTGTCATCGTTGTAGGCAAGCTGAGCAAGAGTAGTTTTGCCCACGCCTCCCATGCCAATTATGGGAATGACACGGACTGCGTCATCACTTGGCTCATGATCGTGGAGCAACAAGTCGAGTATGGCTGCTTTATCGGTTTCCCTACCACAAACACGCGATTCATCTACCAAAGAAGTGGTGGGTAGTATTTCTGTTGCTTTGGcggaccttttcccggtaactTTTTCAGTTAAAAGGAGATTATTTTGCTGTGAAGAAATATCTTGCAACCTTTCAGTGATCTTCTCTATCTTGGACCTCATCTTAACATTGAACTTAATAGCACTTGGAGTGAAGCTAGTACAACAAGAAGGGATAAGGCTCCGGAACTTACTTGTACTGGGTTGAGTTTCCGCCATCAACTTCCGCCCCAAAGCTTCAGTGGCCAATTCGTCCAGGATGTCCTCCACATCATAAGCCAAGTCTCTGAGGTCGTCGAGCCATATCTTCACCACTTGGTTTTCCATCTGCTTCTCCTCCGCATCCTCCAGCACGGCATGAATTTTCTTCAGTGTTTTCTCCCACTTGTTGAGCTCAGCATGAACTTGCACTTGGCGAGCATAATCGAGCAGGTCAGAAGAGATCAACTCGTCCAACAGAGTCttaaagaaagaagagagaaaagccTCTCCAACAAAAGCCATGGAAGCAAGTACGAGAAATCAAAGGCAGAGAAACGACTCAGAATCAGAACAGCACAAGTAGAAAGTCAGACAAGGTTGGTTATGGAGCAATTATAGATTACAATGTCATTCCTCTTTGACCACACCCATATTCATCACTTTGTACGGTTGAGATCCTCCAATCAAATTGTGATTATAATCACATATTTGATGTTAGCACACTGTATTAAGATTCCCTTTTATTAATCTAATGATACTTAACAACTCCTGCAATTGATCTTTTATTAATACTCAtcacattaattaaaaattcatctaAAATGTAAGGAATCTCCAGCAAATTTCTTGACGTGTGTATGCATATTTTTATATTGCAAGTGGGTTTCCCACTCTATATTTTAGATTAATCTTAACAGCTGCCCTTTGTCCCCATCTAATTTGGATCAGGAATATTGTCGGCCAACCAGAAAACTATCTGTTTTTTACTCTTCAGAAcagaaaatagattttttttttattgttttcatttatttttgaatgctattttaaaaaaataattatacgaatatgcaaaataattaaaaataaaacattagatgtagaaattatttttaaaacatatttaaaaatattaaaaatattttagattttcaaattgacttttattctataaaaccgtttaaaaaaattattctaaaaagccgtttttcataactattttaaaaaacaattactaaagaaaacattagtgcctcttttctaagaaaaaagaattgaaactcattttaattctaaatttattaatttttatttaataaaactaccTAGTTAACTCctagaaaaaacaaattttaattttgattttgaatctcacgcttgattttgatttgtttaatttattaggGTTCACCAATTCGTGGAGTGCGAGTAAGGACGAAAACATCGGGATATATCGGCAATATATCGGAAAAGGTGGATGCAATATATAGGTAAAATATATTATCCGATAGAAATATCTTGATGATATATCGGTAATCATAGATATATCGACAATACAAGCAAAATATCCgccttaaatgaaaaaatatttaaaattttgaaaatatattaaatatatagagATATATCGGTGAAAAAtcgattaaaaaaattaaattattataaataagttaattttaattatattataatttattttatatactaagtaaatataaaacaaatacaaaatcataaatattttatgtgaaaacgtaccaatatttttaaata
Proteins encoded:
- the LOC132254926 gene encoding putative disease resistance RPP13-like protein 1, translated to MENQVVKIWLDDLRDLAYDVEDILDELATEALGRKLMAETQPSTSKFRSLIPSCCTSFTPSAIKFNVKMRSKIEKITERLQDISSQQNNLLLTEKVTGKRSAKATEILPTTSLVDESRVCGRETDKAAILDLLLHDHEPSDDAVRVIPIIGMGGVGKTTLAQLAYNDDKVESHFDLRVWACVSDDFDVLRVTKTIVQSVASDMSDFNDLNLLQVKLKEKLSGTKFLLVLDDVWNQNCDKWDTLYAPMRTGAQGSRVIVTTRNQGVVSAIGASSAYPLKELSNDECLSLLAQQALGTRNFHNHPHLRVVGEEIVKKCKGLPLAAKALGGMLRTKLNRDAWEDILKSKIWDLPDQENNTILPALKLSYHHLPSHLKCCFAYCSIFPKDYEFDVDELVLLWMGEGFLHQVNRQKQMEEIGTEFFHELFARSFFQQSNHSSSQFVMHDLVHDLAQFVAGGVCFNLEEKIENNQQHTICERARHSGFTRQVYEVVGKFKAFDKVKNLRTLIVLSIMKYPFGYISKQVVHDLIMPMRCLRVLSLAGYCMGEVPSSIGELIHLRYLNFSESNIQSLPNSVGHLYNLQTLILRGCRQLTKLPTGIGKLKNLRHLDITGTSQQLEMPFQLSNLTNLQVLTRFIVSKSRGVGIEELKNCSNLQGVLSISGLQEVVDVGEARAANLKDKKKIEELTMQWSNDCWDARNDKRELRVLESLQPRENLRRLTIAFYGGSKFPSWLGDPSFSVTVELTLKNCKKCTLLPNLGGLSMLKVLCIEGMSEVKSIGAEFYGESMNPFASLKELRFEDMPEWESWSHSNLIKEDVGTFPHLEKFLIRKCPKLIGELPKCLQSLVELEVLECPGLMCGLPKLASLRELNLKECDEAVLGGAQFDLPSLVTVNLIQISRLACLRTGFTRSLVALQELKIHGCDGLTCLWEEQWLPCNLKKLEIRDCANLEKLSNGLQTLTRLEELEIRSCPKLESFPDSGFPPMLRRLKLFYCGGLKSLPHNYNSCPLAVLTIYGSPFLKCFPNGELPTTLKKLYIWDCQSLESLPEGLMHHNSTSSSNTCCLEDLWIRNCSSLNSFPTGELPSTLKKLTIVRCTNLESVSQKIAPNSTALEYLQLEWYPNLESLQGCLDSLRQLRINVCGGLECFPERGLSIPNLEFLEIEGCETLKSLTHQMRNLKSLRSLTISECPGLKSFPEEGLAPNLTSLEIANCKNLKTPISEWGLDTLTSLSKLTIRNMFPNMVSFPDEECLLPISLTSLKIKGMESLASLALHNLISLRFLHIINCPNLRSLGPLPATLAELDIYDCPTIEERYLKEGGEYWSNVAHIPRISKGS